From Mucilaginibacter rubeus, a single genomic window includes:
- a CDS encoding SusC/RagA family TonB-linked outer membrane protein has product MRKFYELTRYFIVPQSLHVHWKPALIIILLGMLCGLNRAAAQSKITITGSVVDSLGTAIVGANIIPVEKKGNSTSTDANGKFVLDVEAGISLKISYVGFISRQITVSASQKVYRIVLTEAKSQFDDVVVTAYNRKQTREAIVGSVTTVKPGNLKVPASNLTNALAGQVAGLIAYQPSGQPGADNSNFFIRGVTTFGYKQSPLILIDNVELTASDLARLNVDDIESFSILKDASATALYGARGGNGVILVKTKEGKVGKAQINARIENSSSQSVKNLTLADPITYMNLFNEATRTRYPLNPLPYTQNKITNTQATLAHAPGSNEYVYPAVNWLDMLFKKRTSTQRADLSLQGGGGVARYYVAGSYSNDNGILRTDIRNNNNNNVKFQNYQLRSNVNINVTPKTELIVRLSGNFNEYNGPRTNDASLSTDLYNLVMHTSPVDFPAYYQPDSANLKTKHILFGNVPNATANDGSTTYINPYANLLSGHQNFSESRLLAQLELNQNLDFLTSGLNFHGIFSTNRYSYYKSTYYYNPFYYNIQTYDKLSNTYTLNWINSLPNQAQEYLSYNRDSNSDNMQTFIYLQGVVDYNRSIAKNHNISASLIATRQQQLYSNNINPQTNTYDLQYSLPYRNQTLAGRATYSYKSKYFLEFNFGYNGSERFFDTHRFGFFPTIGGSWIISEEKFWGDLYNVFDRFKLRASYGLVGNDQISNRRFFYLSDVNLNGGNSAYFGINNGYGRNGVRVNNYENDDVTWETSKQTNLGIEFTFMKNFNVIAEVYNNNKYNILQNRSSIPTTMGLEAGIAANLGKVNSKGIDISVDGHQNIGKNFSLGMRANFTYSANKFTQYEEPDWKEPYRYNVGQPLNRYMGYVAERLFVDDQEAKNSPSQVFSTNGFAPMGGDIKYRDLNGDGKIDGADMTFIGNPTVPQIVYGFGISASYKAFDLSGFFQGQAKVSFMIDPQRTAPFIKSPDSYFNGNTQLLKAYADDHWSEDNQNLYALYPRLGPDGAVIENNRQSSTWWLRDGSFLRLKSAEIGYSLPSRFAKAINVKKLRVYFNGLNLITWSPFKLWDPEQGGNAFAYPVQKVFNVGLNVNL; this is encoded by the coding sequence ATGCGAAAGTTTTACGAATTAACGCGGTACTTTATTGTACCCCAAAGCCTCCATGTTCATTGGAAGCCGGCCCTCATCATTATCCTGCTGGGAATGCTTTGCGGGTTGAACAGGGCTGCTGCCCAATCTAAAATAACGATAACAGGTTCTGTAGTAGACTCCCTCGGAACAGCGATCGTGGGCGCGAATATCATACCTGTGGAAAAGAAAGGGAACAGTACCAGCACGGATGCCAATGGTAAGTTCGTCCTGGACGTAGAGGCCGGTATATCGCTCAAGATCAGTTATGTTGGTTTTATCTCGCGTCAGATCACCGTTTCCGCTTCTCAAAAAGTTTATAGAATTGTGCTGACCGAAGCAAAAAGCCAGTTTGACGATGTGGTTGTGACGGCCTACAACCGGAAGCAGACCCGCGAGGCCATCGTAGGGTCCGTGACTACGGTAAAGCCGGGGAACCTGAAAGTACCCGCGAGTAACCTCACCAACGCGCTTGCCGGACAGGTAGCGGGCCTGATCGCCTACCAGCCCAGCGGGCAGCCCGGTGCCGACAATTCTAATTTTTTTATAAGAGGGGTTACGACATTCGGCTATAAGCAAAGTCCGCTGATCCTGATCGATAACGTTGAGCTTACAGCCTCGGATCTTGCCCGGCTGAACGTTGACGATATCGAGAGCTTTTCCATACTGAAGGATGCAAGTGCGACCGCATTATATGGCGCACGCGGCGGCAACGGTGTGATCCTGGTGAAAACGAAGGAAGGGAAGGTTGGTAAGGCCCAGATCAATGCCCGGATCGAAAACTCATCTTCACAATCGGTTAAAAACCTCACGCTGGCCGATCCGATCACATACATGAACCTCTTTAATGAGGCTACCCGGACACGTTATCCGCTTAATCCATTGCCTTATACGCAAAATAAGATCACCAATACGCAGGCTACCCTGGCACATGCCCCGGGCAGTAATGAGTATGTTTATCCTGCGGTTAACTGGCTGGACATGCTGTTCAAAAAAAGGACAAGCACTCAGCGTGCTGATCTCAGCCTGCAGGGAGGCGGTGGTGTGGCCCGGTATTATGTGGCCGGTTCATATAGTAATGATAATGGTATACTGCGTACAGATATCCGGAATAACAATAACAACAATGTTAAATTTCAGAATTATCAGCTGCGTTCGAATGTGAACATCAATGTGACGCCGAAAACGGAACTGATCGTTCGTTTGTCGGGAAATTTTAACGAGTATAACGGGCCCCGTACGAACGACGCTTCCCTTTCTACCGACCTGTACAACCTTGTGATGCACACGAGCCCGGTTGATTTTCCGGCCTACTATCAGCCGGACTCGGCGAACCTTAAAACAAAGCATATATTATTCGGCAATGTTCCCAACGCTACCGCCAATGATGGCAGTACGACCTATATAAACCCATACGCCAATTTGCTTTCCGGCCACCAGAATTTTTCCGAATCGAGATTACTTGCTCAGTTGGAACTGAATCAGAACCTTGATTTTTTGACCTCCGGTTTAAATTTTCATGGCATATTCAGCACCAACAGGTATTCCTATTATAAGTCCACTTATTACTATAATCCTTTTTATTACAACATCCAGACCTATGATAAATTATCCAACACTTATACCCTGAACTGGATCAATTCATTGCCAAACCAGGCGCAGGAATACTTGTCGTATAACCGGGATTCGAACTCTGACAATATGCAGACGTTCATTTACCTGCAGGGGGTGGTGGATTATAACCGGAGCATAGCGAAAAACCATAATATCAGTGCTTCACTGATCGCTACCAGGCAACAGCAATTGTATTCCAATAATATCAACCCGCAGACGAATACCTATGATCTTCAGTATTCACTTCCTTACCGTAACCAGACACTGGCCGGTCGCGCAACCTACTCTTATAAAAGTAAATACTTTTTAGAGTTCAACTTCGGGTATAACGGATCAGAGCGTTTCTTCGACACGCACAGGTTCGGTTTTTTCCCGACCATCGGTGGTTCCTGGATCATTTCCGAGGAGAAATTCTGGGGTGATCTGTACAACGTGTTCGATCGCTTCAAATTGAGGGCAAGTTACGGTCTGGTCGGGAATGACCAGATCAGCAACCGCCGGTTCTTTTATCTGTCCGATGTCAACCTCAACGGAGGAAATTCGGCTTATTTCGGAATAAATAACGGTTATGGCCGCAATGGCGTCAGGGTCAATAATTATGAAAACGACGATGTGACCTGGGAAACCTCGAAGCAGACCAACCTGGGCATCGAGTTCACATTCATGAAAAATTTCAATGTGATCGCGGAAGTATATAATAATAACAAATACAATATTCTTCAGAACCGCTCTTCCATCCCTACGACCATGGGGCTTGAAGCCGGTATTGCAGCGAATCTTGGAAAGGTAAATTCAAAAGGTATCGATATTTCCGTAGACGGTCATCAGAACATCGGCAAGAACTTCTCGCTGGGGATGCGTGCTAATTTTACTTATTCTGCCAATAAATTCACGCAATACGAGGAGCCTGACTGGAAGGAACCTTACCGCTACAATGTAGGGCAGCCGCTTAACCGTTACATGGGTTACGTGGCAGAACGCCTGTTCGTTGATGACCAGGAAGCTAAGAACTCGCCGTCACAGGTTTTCAGTACCAATGGTTTTGCTCCTATGGGCGGTGATATCAAATACCGGGACCTGAACGGCGACGGCAAAATTGACGGGGCTGATATGACCTTTATCGGAAACCCTACAGTTCCCCAGATCGTGTATGGCTTTGGTATCTCAGCATCTTACAAGGCATTTGACCTGTCGGGCTTTTTCCAGGGGCAGGCCAAGGTTTCCTTTATGATCGACCCTCAGCGTACGGCTCCTTTTATCAAGAGCCCGGATTCGTATTTTAACGGGAATACGCAATTGCTGAAAGCTTATGCTGATGATCACTGGTCAGAAGATAACCAAAATCTGTACGCCCTGTATCCGCGTCTCGGGCCGGACGGCGCTGTGATCGAGAATAACAGGCAAAGCAGTACCTGGTGGTTACGTGACGGCAGTTTCCTGAGGCTTAAATCGGCAGAGATCGGTTACAGTCTGCCATCGAGGTTCGCAAAGGCGATCAATGTCAAAAAACTGAGGGTGTATTTTAACGGGTTGAACCTCATCACCTGGAGCCCATTCAAGTTGTGGGATCCGGAGCAAGGCGGTAATGCGTTCGCCTATCCGGTCCAAAAAGTATTTAACGTGGGTCTGAATGTTAATCTCTAA
- a CDS encoding glycosyl hydrolase family 95 catalytic domain-containing protein, protein MTEAYPMGNGRMGGMAFGGVKQERIQFNESSLWTGDENETGAYQPFGDLLIDFESAPTTVQQYRRELDLSDAVQHIGYKGEGASFSRTYFCSFPAKVTVLRFSTSQDHPSAVTLTLKDAHGSGTFAEGNMLQFGGKLENGLSYFAAAAVKADNGRLKITAGADGVRQLRIESPSSFTIILTAATDFSNLRAQRWRGEDPRVKVNRVLKAALSKSYDQLLSEHLNDYRKLFSRVSLDLGDDAARTASVTTPERVKRYRTNPDPGLEALLFQYGRYLLISASRKGGLPANLQGIWNDSKNPPWRSDYHSNINIEMNYWPAEPTNLPECDFPYLDYINSIREVKRESTLKAYPGVRGWTVKTENNIFGGSSFTWNTPGSAWYAQGIWEHYAFTKDTVYLRQFAYPILKEITQFWDDHLKRRPDGTLVSPLGWSPEHGPTEDGVTYDQAIVDDLFGNYIEAATVLRVDKLYRDSIADMRAHLLKPRIGRWGQLQEWETDRDDPQDKHRHSSNLFGLHPGRSISMLRTPELARAAKISLLARGDESTGWSMAWKINFWARLQEGEHAHKIIHNFINLAGNAGVNYDEGGGVYANLLCAHPPFQIDGNLGYTAGISEMLVQSQTGDIQLLPALPGAWRNSGTVTGLCARGGFVVKKLSWRKGKVTELVISSKVGGDCSIRVPSAIRGDGLKTGLPGTDGAFSYSFKTQAGHDYAFRASGN, encoded by the coding sequence ATGACGGAAGCTTACCCGATGGGAAACGGGCGTATGGGGGGGATGGCGTTCGGTGGTGTAAAGCAGGAGCGTATCCAATTCAATGAAAGCAGCCTTTGGACGGGAGATGAAAACGAAACAGGGGCATACCAGCCCTTTGGCGATCTTTTGATCGATTTTGAAAGTGCTCCGACAACGGTGCAGCAATACCGTCGGGAGCTTGACTTATCCGACGCTGTACAGCACATCGGTTACAAGGGCGAGGGAGCCAGTTTCAGTCGTACCTATTTTTGCAGTTTTCCCGCGAAAGTTACCGTTCTGCGGTTCTCAACAAGTCAGGATCATCCTTCGGCTGTGACGCTTACATTAAAAGATGCCCATGGTTCGGGGACCTTCGCAGAGGGGAACATGCTACAGTTCGGCGGAAAACTGGAAAACGGGCTTTCCTATTTTGCAGCCGCTGCTGTTAAGGCCGATAACGGCCGGTTAAAGATAACAGCGGGTGCCGACGGAGTCCGGCAACTTCGGATAGAGAGCCCTTCCTCTTTTACGATCATTTTAACTGCCGCGACTGATTTCAGCAATCTGCGTGCGCAACGATGGCGGGGGGAGGATCCCCGTGTAAAAGTGAACCGGGTTTTAAAAGCAGCCCTTTCAAAAAGCTATGATCAATTGCTTTCGGAGCATCTTAACGATTACCGAAAGCTTTTCTCCCGCGTTTCCTTGGACCTCGGTGATGATGCGGCCAGGACCGCTTCGGTCACGACACCGGAACGGGTAAAAAGGTATAGAACGAACCCCGATCCCGGGCTCGAAGCTTTGCTGTTCCAGTATGGAAGATATCTGTTGATCAGCGCGTCACGAAAGGGAGGCCTGCCAGCTAATTTGCAGGGCATATGGAATGACAGCAAAAATCCCCCATGGCGAAGCGATTACCACTCCAATATCAATATCGAAATGAACTACTGGCCGGCCGAACCGACCAATTTGCCGGAATGTGATTTTCCCTACCTGGACTATATCAATAGTATAAGAGAAGTAAAACGAGAAAGTACGTTAAAAGCGTATCCCGGGGTAAGGGGATGGACGGTCAAGACGGAAAATAACATTTTCGGTGGTTCCAGTTTTACCTGGAATACACCTGGAAGTGCCTGGTACGCGCAGGGGATATGGGAACATTACGCGTTCACGAAGGATACGGTTTATCTGCGTCAATTTGCATATCCTATCCTGAAAGAGATCACCCAGTTCTGGGATGACCATCTGAAACGGCGCCCTGACGGAACGCTGGTCTCCCCATTGGGATGGTCTCCGGAACATGGTCCGACAGAAGATGGCGTGACTTACGATCAGGCTATCGTCGATGATCTGTTCGGTAATTATATAGAGGCCGCGACCGTTCTGCGTGTGGACAAGCTATATCGTGACAGCATTGCCGATATGCGCGCTCATCTTCTTAAGCCCAGGATCGGGCGATGGGGGCAACTGCAGGAATGGGAAACGGACCGCGATGATCCGCAAGACAAACATCGGCATTCCTCCAATCTTTTTGGACTGCATCCCGGAAGGAGCATCAGCATGCTCCGGACGCCGGAACTGGCGCGGGCTGCCAAAATCAGCCTGCTGGCAAGAGGTGACGAATCTACCGGCTGGTCCATGGCGTGGAAGATCAATTTCTGGGCCAGGCTGCAGGAAGGGGAACACGCGCACAAGATCATACACAACTTTATCAATCTTGCCGGAAACGCGGGTGTCAATTACGATGAGGGGGGAGGTGTTTATGCTAACCTGCTCTGTGCGCACCCGCCGTTCCAGATAGACGGGAACCTGGGTTACACTGCAGGGATAAGTGAGATGCTTGTCCAGAGCCAGACCGGGGATATCCAGTTGCTGCCGGCGCTACCCGGGGCCTGGCGGAACAGTGGAACAGTAACCGGTCTTTGCGCAAGGGGAGGCTTTGTTGTTAAAAAGCTCAGCTGGAGAAAGGGAAAGGTAACCGAGTTGGTGATCAGCTCCAAAGTAGGGGGGGATTGCAGCATAAGAGTGCCTTCAGCGATCAGGGGAGATGGTCTGAAAACCGGCCTGCCTGGAACTGACGGAGCATTCAGCTATAGTTTTAAAACGCAGGCAGGACATGATTATGCTTTCCGGGCGTCCGGCAATTGA
- a CDS encoding DUF4998 domain-containing protein codes for MKKILFVLFCCTVLATWYGCQKDHAKDYKKFLGDHEVVYTGAAQGAIVQSGNLRLGLKWKASSDPSIVKYVVYYNNNADSVVVNTDSKTDSVSTVINNLAEYTYSFTIYSFDAKGNKSIPYEVNNAKVYGPIYTATLLNRGYDATTPYTFTDDGYLKLNFITPDTINVGTTISYTDKNGESVQKVLSGDSTSITIKDYRIGTPITYNSSYIPVRNALDVFKAQKNDVFPTINSIIQCDKSLFKESPLPNDMGLYSGDTKVSNLWNGSTTPQAYPNIFHSDDHDYLPRTITFDMGRVYKHLTSIEEIGRNCCNNPDDFEVWGITDITNAATTKASNDPGWTAEAISKGWKLLKEVKRNDDGAAPFKVDFDANVAPARYIRIRVLHNANGDNRNVNMSQITFWASMLN; via the coding sequence ATGAAAAAGATATTGTTTGTTTTATTCTGCTGTACGGTGCTGGCCACCTGGTATGGATGTCAGAAAGATCATGCTAAAGATTACAAGAAATTCCTTGGTGATCACGAAGTTGTTTACACAGGTGCCGCGCAGGGGGCGATCGTTCAGTCGGGGAACCTCAGGCTTGGTCTGAAGTGGAAAGCCAGCTCGGATCCAAGTATCGTCAAATATGTCGTGTATTACAACAACAACGCGGATTCTGTAGTCGTAAATACGGATTCCAAAACAGATTCGGTCAGCACAGTGATCAATAATCTGGCAGAATACACCTATTCATTTACGATATATTCTTTTGATGCCAAAGGGAATAAGTCCATTCCGTATGAGGTCAACAATGCCAAGGTATATGGTCCTATCTATACCGCTACGTTGCTGAACAGGGGATATGACGCGACAACCCCCTATACTTTTACCGATGACGGTTATCTCAAACTGAACTTTATCACCCCGGATACCATCAATGTCGGGACGACTATCAGTTATACGGACAAGAACGGTGAAAGCGTACAAAAGGTACTCAGCGGAGACAGCACTTCCATTACGATCAAAGATTACAGGATCGGTACACCGATCACCTATAATTCATCTTATATACCGGTAAGGAATGCGCTGGATGTGTTCAAAGCGCAAAAAAATGATGTGTTTCCGACTATTAACAGTATCATACAATGTGACAAGTCGCTGTTCAAGGAGTCGCCGCTGCCCAATGACATGGGTTTGTACAGTGGAGATACAAAAGTTTCAAACCTATGGAACGGCAGTACGACGCCGCAGGCTTATCCGAACATCTTCCACAGCGATGATCATGATTACCTGCCGAGAACCATAACATTCGATATGGGACGCGTCTACAAGCATCTCACGTCTATCGAAGAGATCGGACGGAACTGTTGTAATAATCCGGATGATTTCGAAGTTTGGGGTATCACAGATATTACCAATGCCGCTACGACGAAAGCTTCGAATGACCCGGGATGGACAGCCGAAGCGATCTCAAAGGGATGGAAACTTTTAAAGGAAGTTAAGCGGAACGATGACGGGGCAGCCCCTTTCAAGGTTGATTTTGATGCCAACGTGGCTCCGGCGCGTTATATCCGCATAAGGGTACTGCATAACGCGAACGGCGATAACCGGAACGTGAATATGAGCCAGATAACCTTCTGGGCCAGTATGCTGAATTAG
- a CDS encoding DUF4959 domain-containing protein, which produces MKKYLNHYLFMLFSLAVAFITSCKRDDGDRMPISKDGTKPGVITNVKIDNYNGGAHITYTLPKSDNLLYVLAKYQIRNGVSRETKASYYTDTVNVEGFAKEADYEVTLYAVSRSNVMSDAVKVTVHPKTPPYLLIRDQLNLQADFGGVNIQSLNPLKAEVGVILTGLDQTTKAMEVQDQHYTKLDTVDYSVRGYKSEPQNFGVYVTDRFGNISDTLSKTLTPLPEELLDKSKFSTYQLASDSKIGFGWILSNIWDNNINPSSSGWSTEPGAAPAPYVGSWDVGRSYKMSRFILYEKSDSDLKFSFGHGNPKLFTIWGSNVDRPKDVQLPLASPVGTVVGDWVNMGNFKFPDPPSGLPPLAHNSADNAFVAAGVNFNFPLSAPPARYLRFAARETWSGGNFALFLEISLYGQPQ; this is translated from the coding sequence ATGAAAAAATATTTGAACCATTACCTGTTCATGCTTTTTAGCCTGGCAGTAGCCTTTATAACATCCTGTAAACGCGATGATGGCGACAGGATGCCTATATCCAAGGATGGCACCAAACCTGGTGTGATCACCAATGTCAAAATAGATAACTACAATGGAGGGGCACATATTACCTACACGCTTCCCAAGTCTGATAACCTGCTATACGTGCTGGCCAAGTACCAGATCAGGAACGGTGTTTCCCGGGAGACGAAAGCTTCCTATTATACAGACACGGTTAATGTAGAAGGCTTTGCAAAGGAAGCGGATTACGAAGTTACGTTGTATGCTGTATCCCGGTCGAATGTAATGTCTGATGCGGTCAAGGTTACAGTACATCCGAAGACGCCTCCCTATTTGCTGATCAGGGACCAGCTGAATCTACAGGCTGATTTCGGAGGCGTTAATATCCAGTCCTTAAATCCGCTGAAAGCCGAAGTAGGCGTGATATTGACTGGTTTGGACCAAACTACCAAGGCCATGGAGGTGCAGGATCAGCACTATACCAAGCTGGATACTGTTGACTATTCGGTGCGGGGTTACAAATCAGAGCCGCAAAACTTTGGTGTATACGTTACCGATCGTTTCGGCAATATTTCTGATACGTTATCCAAAACATTAACTCCGTTGCCTGAAGAATTGCTCGATAAAAGTAAGTTCAGTACTTATCAACTCGCATCCGACTCCAAGATCGGCTTTGGCTGGATCTTATCCAATATATGGGACAATAATATCAATCCAAGTTCTAGTGGCTGGAGTACCGAGCCCGGTGCGGCACCTGCGCCGTATGTTGGCAGCTGGGATGTGGGAAGGAGCTATAAAATGAGCAGGTTCATCCTGTATGAAAAATCAGATTCCGATCTGAAATTCTCTTTTGGCCATGGCAATCCTAAGTTATTTACTATCTGGGGCTCTAATGTGGACCGTCCGAAAGACGTACAGTTACCGTTGGCCTCACCTGTAGGCACAGTGGTTGGCGATTGGGTGAACATGGGCAATTTCAAATTCCCGGACCCACCATCGGGCCTGCCCCCGCTTGCCCATAACTCTGCCGATAATGCTTTTGTCGCAGCCGGCGTAAACTTTAACTTCCCGCTGTCTGCCCCTCCTGCCCGCTATCTGCGTTTCGCGGCAAGAGAAACCTGGTCGGGCGGTAATTTTGCCCTGTTCCTGGAAATTTCACTATATGGCCAACCTCAATAA
- a CDS encoding RagB/SusD family nutrient uptake outer membrane protein, producing MKSYYKIIYICILTSCIFSCKKYLDVTPDNVGTIDYAFRNRNEAENYLFSCYSTLQQLVYPQFDPGFTTSGEVIFPNTLTDNQGIDPTGFNLIRGTQNSANPGLDYWDGYNGGQALFTALRRCNTMLENIDKPVDLTADEKKRWIAEVKFLKAYYHFYLFRLYGPIPITDVNLPINSSEEAVKVKRAPVDSVVNYMVRLLDQATPDLPKVILNQAKELGRITQPIALSVKAQILATAASPLFNGNPDYSSIKNKDGQALFNSTYDGTKWDKAATATLAAINSAEANGNALHKFIPTSAIGKLSDSLTTVLDLQTAITEKWELNTEIVWALNPTFKNQPNCTPRLTAKAAANPSFPGTFAVPISEQELFYTKNGVPINEDNTFDYNNRYDLRTGDYASRFYIGNGYTTVKAHFDREPRFYADLGFDGGIWFGNGMVNQETLYYVQGRGSSSLAGPTDNIRINVTSCWPKKLVNYQTVQDDGNTVVDFRLPLIRLAGLYLLYAETLNEQGKPANEVTPWLDKVRTRAGLPGVVDAWSKYSRNPTKYTSQDGMRQIIHQETRIELAFECEPGWDLRRWKELQSVLSKPMQGWNVYEKDPINFYRPTTIVTPVFNVRGYLWPIHDYALLVNNNLVQNLGW from the coding sequence ATGAAATCATATTATAAAATCATATACATCTGCATCCTGACTTCCTGCATTTTTTCCTGCAAGAAGTACCTGGACGTAACGCCCGATAATGTAGGGACGATCGATTATGCCTTCCGGAACAGGAACGAGGCGGAAAACTATCTTTTCTCCTGCTATTCTACACTTCAGCAATTGGTTTACCCGCAGTTCGACCCGGGTTTTACGACATCCGGGGAAGTAATATTCCCGAATACGCTCACCGATAACCAGGGTATCGACCCAACAGGTTTTAACCTGATCAGGGGCACCCAAAATTCGGCGAACCCAGGTTTGGATTACTGGGACGGCTATAACGGGGGGCAGGCACTGTTTACGGCTTTGAGGCGCTGCAATACCATGCTCGAGAACATCGATAAGCCTGTGGACCTCACTGCAGACGAAAAAAAGAGATGGATCGCAGAGGTCAAATTCCTCAAAGCTTATTATCATTTTTATCTGTTCCGTTTGTATGGTCCCATTCCGATCACCGATGTAAACTTGCCTATCAATAGTTCGGAAGAAGCCGTTAAGGTAAAAAGAGCGCCGGTAGACTCTGTTGTAAATTACATGGTGCGGCTGCTTGATCAGGCTACCCCGGACCTGCCTAAAGTTATTTTAAACCAGGCCAAAGAACTGGGCCGGATCACGCAGCCGATCGCGCTGTCGGTCAAAGCACAGATCCTGGCTACCGCCGCCAGTCCGCTATTTAACGGAAACCCAGATTATAGCAGTATTAAGAACAAGGACGGGCAGGCTTTGTTCAACTCGACCTACGACGGGACGAAATGGGACAAGGCGGCCACCGCCACATTAGCAGCCATCAACAGTGCCGAAGCGAACGGTAACGCCCTTCATAAATTTATACCAACCTCGGCCATCGGGAAACTTTCAGATTCATTGACGACAGTACTTGACCTGCAGACCGCGATAACCGAAAAATGGGAGCTGAATACGGAGATCGTATGGGCATTGAACCCGACCTTTAAAAACCAGCCGAACTGTACGCCAAGGCTTACCGCAAAGGCAGCGGCAAATCCTTCTTTTCCCGGAACCTTTGCTGTGCCTATCTCAGAGCAGGAGCTGTTCTATACCAAAAATGGTGTGCCCATCAATGAGGATAATACTTTCGATTATAATAACCGTTATGACCTGAGAACGGGCGACTACGCCAGCCGTTTTTACATCGGGAATGGCTACACGACTGTAAAAGCCCATTTTGACCGTGAACCGAGGTTCTATGCTGACTTGGGGTTCGATGGCGGGATCTGGTTCGGCAATGGTATGGTGAACCAGGAAACTTTATACTACGTACAGGGAAGGGGAAGTAGTTCCCTGGCTGGCCCGACAGATAACATCAGGATCAATGTCACTTCCTGCTGGCCAAAAAAGCTCGTGAACTATCAGACCGTACAGGACGATGGTAATACCGTGGTGGATTTCCGGCTTCCTTTGATACGTCTGGCCGGTTTGTACCTGCTTTACGCCGAAACGCTTAATGAACAGGGAAAACCTGCTAATGAGGTTACGCCGTGGCTGGACAAAGTAAGGACACGTGCAGGACTTCCCGGAGTTGTCGATGCCTGGAGCAAATATTCCAGGAACCCAACCAAATATACCTCGCAGGATGGCATGCGTCAGATCATTCACCAAGAGACGAGGATTGAATTGGCATTTGAGTGCGAGCCGGGATGGGATCTCCGTCGTTGGAAAGAATTGCAATCTGTACTGAGCAAGCCTATGCAGGGATGGAATGTGTACGAAAAGGACCCGATAAATTTCTATCGTCCGACCACTATAGTAACTCCCGTATTCAATGTCCGCGGCTATCTGTGGCCGATACATGACTACGCTTTACTGGTCAATAATAACCTGGTGCAAAATTTAGGATGGTAA